Part of the Cyprinus carpio isolate SPL01 chromosome A12, ASM1834038v1, whole genome shotgun sequence genome, AGGCAAGAGACTGTTCACTAATTGACATATATGTGCGTATTGTATATGTACTTGTTTATGTGCATGAACAGTGGGCCCAAAAATATATAGACACAAagggcaacaacaacaacaacaacaacaacaaaagatgacaaatttaatttaattagatataaaatatctataCAAATATCATATGAAGGCATCTGCATGCAAATGATCCATGAACTAACTCAACCGtccttttaaaatttttgaaatgACAATTAACCAACAGGTGTCTtggtaaattaagttttatttatttctcattttgaataggacatttatttattttgtcatttaaaaactcaaaatttttccttttttatgctgtctttaaaataaaagccACTTGGTTTGGTTGTTATATAatggaaatatttttatgaattttaggTTCTATGAAATTGCTTGATGAACACATGtagtttctttcttgtgctgtTGAAGTGTTTGTTAAATCCATAGCTTTATATGCAaatgtgatttacattttttattattagaatatcatttatttattagccACAAGCTTTGTAAAACTCATTTTACTTTAGTTTACAGACGCGAATCATGATTTGCTAGTTGCCAATCAATCGCATGTGGTTTGAGGGAGTGGGACATTCTCACACTAGAGAGCGTTTGATTGCACTAGAATCTGTGCAGTTCACGATATGTACTTTAGTGCAATATCAAGTTGCGTACTGTAGTATGACTCATTATTGACCGCACTGCATTCATtaacgggatagttcacccaaaaatgaaaattctgtcattaatcactaggGTTGGGAATAgagttctgtttttttaaaagaacaagaaccgtgagcaatttctaagatTTGGTTCtaaaaacggttctggtgcgacaggtgaccaagcgctgtgagcagccttgtgccggtgttctgacgattcggcgtttcccgtaaaggatgtcataaaccaaataacagaaatgctGCCAAACTGCCAAACACGTTTCCCACGACTGTACGCACACTCGCGCCTTTCATAACTGTGCACgttgttttgtctgactgtacatgtacacattatatttgtcccatattgtcattaatatacttactgacttcaacttggaccactaaataaatagactgctattgttatgtaagtatgagggttagattatttagtgtacagctCATTTCAAGAgtttaatatacatactgactaaatatttattttcatgcatattaaatgtttaaaaatgtggaaaccaatCATTGCATCACAcaatctcctgactgcattattatttgtaaagtaggggctttatggagtgtgtgtgtatacatggttataagtataacagtttatatttcattaatttagggaaatgaacaagtgtcttagccctcaagggactatttggccaaccagctcattcctgcttgaaaagcaaaatgataTTGataaacatcaactttgaagcacatgctgattgatgaactagcattactcaacatacttactaccttccagcaacactacattcaaagaaggtaaaaaggtaaaaaacataataatagttcatttaaatggaatcaGAActtgaaaatttgtatactgtaatatttatgttgaattttgacattgccaacctttaaattaagttgacagtaagtaataaacagtattgagcattgagtatttgagtattgtgcatttttcctttttttccgtttttttaatagttgtttaatgattttaatggaaccggaaccgTTAGGCTGAACCGGAACCAGAACCGGAactggaaaatttctaacgattcccaaccctattaatcactcaccctcatgtcgttccaaacctgtaaaaccttcgttcatcttcgtaacacaaattaagatatttttgatgaaatccgagtgCTTTAGtaaaacatagtaaggacatcattaaaatagtggttcaaccgtaatttttggaacgacatgagggtaattaatgacagaacatTAATTTttggaactatccctttaaaagcccTTACTGGAACAGAAAAATGAGAGGCTGTTCCAGGGTAATACTGAAGGTTcagatataataacaaaaaaagaacaattgcATGAGTTTGTATGGAGTATTCAAcagcacaaaaaaatgttttggtgaaGATATTGAGCATTGCATCAAATTCAATTTTGATTAATAGACAAGCCCACATCTGTCTTGAATTTTGCACTCGCTAAAGTGCTTCAAAAACAGACAAGGGCGTGGCCTTtgtctttttggaaaactgacaTTAAAGATAATGATCGGAGAGAACAAGTACAAATGTTTTGCGTGAGAGATTTATAGCTCCATTTAAAAAGGGCCCCACTTGTAATCATTTGTTCTCACTAAGCTTAGCAGGGAGTTTACACTGGCTCCCAGCAGCACATTTCGATTGTTTTCACCAGATATAATTGACAGTCATGAATCTTGGTTAATGATGTGGTTTAAATCAATCACACTTTGTTTTGACTGTTCCATTAGTTTTATTCTTGACCTGTCTTTGTGTTTCAGAGTAAGCAGCCTGATCGGGTATAGGCCAGAGGAACTTCTTGGCCGTTCAGTGTATGAGTTCTGCCATGCTTTGGATTCTGAAAGCATGACGAAGAGCCACCAAAATCGTGAGTACCTGTTTACATCTGACAAACACAAATCCGGGAGGCACAAAAACATAAGTTGGGTTTCATGGGGTCTTTTTCAAAGATGCACAGTAGCCTTTTCAAGTCTAAACAGATTTTAATTGGAAAtgcctgtctgaacaaagccATAGGGTAGACACAGTTTTCTTAGTTTGCTTTGTTATCCGTACCTCCATTTTATGCAAATGACAACGCAGTAGCTCATTGTGTGAATATGTCAAGGTCTCAACTGTTTTGTCTAATTTACCTCCACTGCGTCCTGAAGTGACTCACAGTCTGGAATAGATCCATGCCTCTCATCTCTATCCATGGGTAAACTACTTGAGTTCAAAATCTTGTAGACCTGAGGCGTTCCTATGGGCTTGATGACTGAGGGAAACAGATGTCCCGCCGGGCTCCAGGAATTGTTGAAGGATATTTTTAAACTCAATGGTTGTTGCATtgcattgtttatttacttaACAGATGCTGTAGACTCTACATTTAATGTTTTCAGCCACTTGCTTTTAAAATCAGCCTCCCAGGAACTTAAACCTACAGTATAGTTCTAACCTTAAAGACTGTttgaaaaaaatctacatttgatACATTCtaaattttgtaaattgtacATTCTCTTTtatgtatggaagcccatttctgtgccaaaaagaaagaaagtaaaaattatgagcTTAAAGTACCAaatcataatgaaataaaagtgacAATTATTATTGACAAAAATGTACGTTtgtcataagttttttttttaaatcttgtgtttttttaatttatcccctcataataatgacattttactttttacattaagCCCAAGATCCCTGACCTCAGCTTTTATGAAAGACAAGATCTATCTATTGAAGAATTGATAGAAAAAGGCAGCCCAGATTGTACTTCCAATTTGAGgccttttatttagtattttaattagtgatgcacctatcatgatttttcatggccgattcagattctgttatttatttatttatttatttttaactagcaAATTGGCCAATTATGATAATGGttgctatttttttaaagcaaatttatttattggttatttaaaaaattctgtaGGCATTTGAAACAATTGGCAACAACTGCATTTCAATCATGATCCAAAAAAAGATGCTACACACATGTTGCATGAGCAGTTGTTTTTGAATTAGATTTACaggatttaaagcaaaaacaaaattatgctacataaaaacatacaggtatctgcataaaacaaacacagcagaAAGTCTGAATGAGACACATTAGCACCTGAAAGtaagaataagtaaataaagtacagtgagtggagtggagtaatggatttttttttttttttttttgttttttttttttatggtcatgATATTCAATTGAGTTTGATGTCTTTGGCGACCACTGATTTACATGAATTATATTTCCAATGCATCTTAGGCATAAGCAATACATAAACCTTTTTATTGTAAAGGTGCACTGAGAATAGTTCCCTCACATGGACAACTTCCAGTTTCTTCTTAAACCACAAGATGATACTGTATACAAAGCCTCCTGTCCAGTCttgttttgaatgtgattttgtttgttcAGAGGAAACTGATTTGATTGTTGTTGCCACATGAGGTATTGAGGCTGAGTAGATGGCCTGAATCCCATTATATACCCTTTGACTTCATCTGCAACAACCCAAAAGCTCTCAGATTTGCTTGTTCAGAATGGCCCACCTGATTAGCTAGTGCATTAGAGGTTAACAAGCCTTTGAAGTGTGCAGCACCTCTGATCTGGTTCCTGTGATGTCTTTAATCCAGATCAGCGCTCTGCTCTGCTCTTCTTCACTGGCCTCTACCGGTGATAAGTGCCTGGAGTATTACGTAATAGCAAGACCTTTTGATTTGAAAAATTACTTTACTTACATGAGCTGCAGTAATGGACCTTATTCAAAGACAGCTACATTCTACAGAGCACATCCCGAATAATGTCACACAAGGAAAGTTATTTGCATGATCAAATCATTCATTAGCCACAAAGTGCTGTGAAAACACAGATATTTTTGCTagtgttttatttacatctttttatttaattaaatagataTGTCTAATtgtgaaaaaatgtttaaaaattgtctaaaaatatttgttaaatgtgaaaaataatattaagtttttaagctcaccaaggctgcatttatttgttttttaaaaaaggatattgtgaaatattgtaacaataaaaaacaaaaaatgtttttattaaaattttatttattcctgtaatggcaaatctgaattttcagcagccattatttcagtcttcagtgtcacatgatccttcagaaatcattctaattttctgatttaacaagaatgaaacaaaaatgacaaaataattatttttaaatgctaattttagatgcCTGGCCAATGGTCTTTTCAACTTGATtagcaataaagaaaaaataaagaaaatttgtAAATACTTTACATTCACGCGTTTGGCATAAATGTTAgtgtatctgttttatttttgttgcatttaacAATCGCTGTTTTTGTCTTCAGTTTGTAATAAGGGTCAAGTGGTGAGTGGCCAGTACAGAATGCTAGCCAAGCACGGGGGCTACGTGTGGGTTGAGACCCAGGCAACCGTCATCTACAACAATCGCAACTCCCAACCACAGTGCATCATCTGCATCAACTATGTCCTGAGGTATTGTATTCAATGAAACACTAGAGATCCCTGTCACGGTTGATGCTGTTACGATATTCTTCTCATGCTGTCATTGTTTTTTAGTTCTGTTGAGGAGCAGTCTGTCATCTTCTCCCTGGATCAGACGGAGTCTCTGTTCAAGCCCTACCACATGTGTAGCATGGGAGAACTGTTCAGCCAGGGTAGAGCTTCCTCTGTTTCAGAAGCTGAAGACATTCTTTTCACTAAGCTCAAGGAGGAGCCTGAGGAGTTAGCTCAGTTAGCGCCCATGCCAGGAGATGCCATCATTGCCCTGGACTTTGGTCAGAGCGCAACCCGGCACTACTTCAACCATTCCCCCTACAATAGCTTCACCCTCTTCACATCCTCAACCCCTGATTACAAATCTACTCCCATCCTGCATGCATGAACTCTTGCTCCTTCCCTTGGCTCTCCTTACTCTACCtcacaatcacagccaatcacacacatacactgcccAGGTCATAAGCTGCGATGTTGCAGCAGATGTTGTTGTACTGTAGTTCATTGGCACTGTAGCTTGGCTTTGCTGCAGGGTACGCAATATGTGACAACATAAAGGAAAGCTGAATCTATCTGCTCTACAACATATGGGCATCTTATGGCTTAGCGTTGGCTTTAGCATAaacagttttgtattattaaaatgatttttttttgttcaatttttaataataaaagtaaatgttataTTTCAACATCACCTGTGCTTTTGAAGGTTTACCAATGGCAGAaggcagtgtttgtgtgtttctcctCACAACAGGGCTATAATGGGGTATACTAAATTGTCTTTTCATCAGAATGCATGTCTTCACACATAAAACCACTGCATGGGATGGAAGTCACCTCCTTGCGATGCTTACAACACTTCTATAATTGCTTTCGGTGATGGCTGAGGTTGTTTTtaacatcttatttttatttatgtaagcaTGTATTCTCATGTAACTCTCACTTAAAAAATGAACCAGATAGTAGTAGTGAGCATTAAACTGTAGTACATTGTGTTGTTTAAGGTGTGTCTATCCACTGTAAGATGATCTTCCTTGGCTCTTTATGTAGTAATTCTATGAGATTGCATCTCGTTTCAGTCTTTTTTATCCCACATGTTGAAGTTTGTTGACTTGTCATGTGCATTTGCAGATAGGCCAGATTTTGAAGAACAGACTTTCTTCTCCAAGTCCACCAAGCTTCCTGTGGTGGGACCGTCATGGGTTGTGGACACACCCCCTGATGGCAGTCTTGATAGAAAACTGTCCAACATGCCCTCCACCTTTACCAGACCCCAGGTGCCTCCTGCAGGAAAATGCACGCCCTGTTCCACACCCTGCTTAAGTGGCCGCAGCAGTTGTTCTACAGTATGTCCTATCTCCATCTGGTCATATGTCAAAAACAGTCAATTAAGGCACTTTTGCACTGGAGGAACCTTTTTATAGTTTCTAGAACTACTGGCGGGAGTTTTCGCTTTCGAAACTGATTCTCTATGAATGACCCTGCtggctagttcctagaactaagGTCCGAAAGTGCCTTTAGTTTTTATGGTCACTCATGACCTGTTCTCTGACCCtttgaaaaaaatgttgctgtacctttaagacttatATATACAAACCAGTTCCATTTTTTGTGTCCTCGtgatatgacctctttaaatagTGATGCAATTAAGATGTATTTAACATTATGGTGTGTTGAAGTGGTTTAATGTGTTGTGATGTGTATGTCTGCAGCCTAGCAGTCCAGAAGATTACTGTGGGAGTGGAGAGTGTGATCTGAAGGTGCAGGTGACAGAGAAGCTATTTGCCTCTGACTCTGTAGCCACAAATCCCACTGGCTCCCAGGTGAGTGTGGTACAATACAAGCAATTTAATCTGTAATAGATGAAATGCTATTCCAATTCTAccacaatttttttgtttcattcctTTGTCTTTTGATGGGCACACAGGCTGGATTGTGTGAACAAATTTATTctacatttttcttcttctaaaaatATTGCTAGTATATTTTTAGTGTCTTTcgatattatttttttctcgacaactgtatattttaagtaaatatttggtAATCTAATTGTGTGCAGTTGGACCTGAGCGATCTGGACCTGGAGACTCTTGCTCCATACATCCCAATGGATGGTGAGGACTTCCAGCTGCACCCCATCTGCCTGGAGGAGCCAGTGCCTGACACAGGTCCAGGCCTGAGCACAGCCCTCCAGCACAGCTTCAGCAGCGTGGCTGACCTCTTCCAGCCCCTGAGTCCTTTCCCTCCTGACAACAAAAGCGGCACTAACACATGTCCGGACATGGCACATGTGCAGCCTTACCAAACCGCACCAAACATCCCACATTCCTCTAAGGAGGGTAGACAGAGTCTTCAGTGGCCCCGTGACCCACCCTCACAGTATGAACATGCAGATATCGGATGCATGGATGACCAAAGCATAGCATATCCAGGACAAACATGCGATTTCAACTCTGCACTACCACAGCAAAGGTGATTATCATTAATTTACAAGTGTGTTTTATTTAGCAAAACACAAACTGGGCAGCAGTGATTAACTAGATAAGGATTCCCACAAGGAAATAGATCTTTGCAAGAAAGTGAATTGTGTAACCTTTTGTGTAGAAAAATGCTGCAATCACTTTTCATTATGACAGTACTAGTAATCTTGTTTTCTGTTGTCTGTGTTTGAGGACATCTTATagaataaacacataaatgacTGAAAATATGCAACAAAAAAGTCTAGACCAGACACAAATTGGCATGCAAATTGAAGAAAAAAGAACACCAGTTTGCAAATTAGTGTGCAAATATGTTGTAGCTGCAGTCAGTGGGACAGCTGAACAGAGAATTTCAAACTTTCTGATGTCAAGGACAACCAAATATAAAAGCAGCTATAGATTCTTATGTATAAAGGTCAACGTCAAGTTTATATAGAACCTAATATagaaccttaaagggatactccaccccaaaaggaaatttttgtcattactcacttaccgccatgtcgttccaaatccgtaaaagctttgttcgtcttcagaacacaatttaagatattttggaggaaaaccaggaggcttgggactgtcccatagactgccaaggtccagaaaagtatgaaagacatcatcagaatagtccaggggtcggcaacctacggcacgcgtgccaacagtggcacgcaaagggataatcgctggcacgtgAGCAATAGAGAAAACTgtatactgacgtacattttgaggtaataacgtctcatagtcacacagcctgttaggagctataaacactattaaagtgtgagaattaacttgtgcTAGCCTACGGATGCGCGtgcgaccgctgcacatactgGCATTTCAGATtaaagcctcagcggtctaacagcgctcgtcaatgtcaaaatgactgtgatggccaatcaaatcaaagtaggcggggtttactggtGACAGAAGCACAAGCGTGACagtgctgacaacaagtttatgagcttaaatgttactttttgcacagcgcaATCTCAGATCTGTctgccagtggtgtgtgtgtgcacgcctgcatcaattaaagcagcacattaatgtagaacggtgattaaactgaacggttttaatgcacTGACCTTGTCGCACACACATGCAGTGATGTTCAGtatggtcacactgtatatctgttattcaagaaacttttgaaaagtttaaaaaactatttatgaaaaaatcttctgaaactttttgcatgaaaatcaaataggctttttttatcgtatcatttaaaaatgtgtatgcacTGTACAAAGCACAGGAAGGTGTGGGGGGGGGAGTGTTAACCaggtgttggcacagtggttcaccagaaaaataaaaaatggcacatcatgtcgaaaaggttgccgacccctggaatagtccatctgccatcagtggttcaactgtaacattatgaagcgacgagaatactttttgtacgcgaagaaaacaaaaataacgattttattcaacaattcgtctcctctgtatctctccgcatcaccgtagcgccattttggagaacatccgctaAACACAAGCAGTGtactctcttctgtgtcagccgctctgcacagatgtgctgttttcgtttaaatcaaagcgtaaatacacgtagaaagcttaaccttgtgtcgcggctgacacagaagagcgtaagctgcttgcGTTCAACGGATGTTcaccaaaatggtgctacggagacacagagaagacgaattgttaaataaagtagttatttttgttttctttgtttacaaaaagtattcttgtcgcttcgtaacgttacggttgaaccactgatggcagatgaactattctgacgatgtctttcacacttttctggaccttgacagtgtaatttacttggcagtctatgggacagtcacaagcctcccggttttcatccaaaatatcttaaattgtgttctgaagacgaacggcgcttttacgggtttggagcgacatgggggtaagtgatt contains:
- the LOC109099593 gene encoding endothelial PAS domain-containing protein 1-like isoform X1, yielding MSMGRDFFMRMKCTVTNRGRNVNLKSASWKVLHCTGHLQVCSSRPPQVLYGFSEPPLTCVTMLCAPIPHPSNVDTPLDSKTFMSRHSMDMKFIYCDERVSSLIGYRPEELLGRSVYEFCHALDSESMTKSHQNLCNKGQVVSGQYRMLAKHGGYVWVETQATVIYNNRNSQPQCIICINYVLSSVEEQSVIFSLDQTESLFKPYHMCSMGELFSQGRASSVSEAEDILFTKLKEEPEELAQLAPMPGDAIIALDFDRPDFEEQTFFSKSTKLPVVGPSWVVDTPPDGSLDRKLSNMPSTFTRPQVPPAGKCTPCSTPCLSGRSSCSTPSSPEDYCGSGECDLKVQVTEKLFASDSVATNPTGSQLDLSDLDLETLAPYIPMDGEDFQLHPICLEEPVPDTGPGLSTALQHSFSSVADLFQPLSPFPPDNKSGTNTCPDMAHVQPYQTAPNIPHSSKEGRQSLQWPRDPPSQYEHADIGCMDDQSIAYPGQTCDFNSALPQQRFYESFAPVQKGRNVGQIALVNSFKRKRQSEFSTSCSFTDILKVVAPHKSADGMQKRMKTMNVDSCAFSVRKSLSTSVLTDKFPHMQSGLVSPHGCSQSLKGSSEDPKQHFPESFFSPSNRQYNMMPLHKHTGIINQLLGPSFDSYCLPELTRYDCEVNVPLQGNLHLLQGSDLLRALDQTT